The proteins below come from a single Myxocyprinus asiaticus isolate MX2 ecotype Aquarium Trade chromosome 28, UBuf_Myxa_2, whole genome shotgun sequence genomic window:
- the ngfa gene encoding neurotrophin-7, whose translation MRSLTLVLLFLISIQAALNLGGHTQEHGPANQHAATEHAPRPRSQSKQDDDLIPNVDPKLFNKRRYRSPRVLFSDVIPTESETGGSRHPRVRRRANEFLHRGEYSVCDSEEHWVGNLTHATDLAGNEVTVLPHVRIDNIVKMQLFYETTCRVSKPSMSPKPGQGASGVKAGTSSCRGIDNKHWNSYCTNTHTFVRALTSYKNQIAWRLIRINAACVCVLSRKSWRNGKY comes from the coding sequence ATGAGGTCGTTGACGCTGGTCCTGCTCTTCCTGATCAGCATCCAGGCTGCACTCAACTTGGGAGGCCACACCCAAGAGCATGGGCCAGCCAATCAGCACGCAGCAACGGAACACGCACCTAGGCCTCGTAGCCAGTCAAAGCAGGATGATGACCTAATTCCAAACGTGGACCCAAAACTCTTCAACAAACGCCGTTACCGCTCACCTCGCGTGCTTTTTAGCGATGTGATCCCTACGGAAAGTGAAACGGGAGGCTCCAGGCACCCACGTGTTAGACGGAGAGCTAACGAGTTTTTGCATCGTGGCGAGTACTCAGTTTGCGACAGTGAGGAGCACTGGGTTGGTAACTTGACCCATGCCACAGACTTAGCAGGTAACGAAGTCACAGTGCTGCCACACGTTCGCATTGACAACATCGTAAAGATGCAGCTCTTCTATGAGACAACTTGCCGTGTGTCTAAGCCCAGCATGAGCCCCAAGCCGGGTCAGGGAGCCAGTGGTGTAAAAGCTGGAACCTCTAGCTGCCGCGGGATTGACAACAAGCACTGGAACTCTTActgcaccaacacacacacatttgtgcgTGCGCTAACATCCTACAAAAACCAGATCGCCTGGAGGCTAATCAGAATcaatgctgcatgtgtgtgtgtgcttagtcGCAAGTCATGGAGGAATGGAAAGTATTGA